AGTCTCATGCCTGGGGTCTGGTCCCCAGAGACTTTGTCCGACGACTGGCCCAGGTGCTGGCGGGACACTCAAGCTCTGGGCTGCGGGAGCTCAGCCTGGCGGGGAACCTGCTGGATGACCGAGGTATGGCTGAGCCTGGGGACCgcaggggcagggggtgggaggaggtgagACCCACGTGGctgctccccccccccccccgcaggcATGGCTGCACTCAGCAGATACCTGGAGCGTTGTCCAGGAGCCCTGAGGAGACTCAATCTCGCCCAGACAGGGTTGACACCGAGAGGTATACTGGATGAGGGAGGGGGTGAAGGGAAAAGGTGGGGGTCTGCCTTCTGCCCGCCCAACTGCTGAACCACCCTACCCCATCACCAGGAATGAgggctctgggccaggcactggcCACCAATGCTGCCTTCGACTCCATTCTGACCCACCTGGACCTTTCCGGGAACCCCGGGGTGCTAGGACCCTCCGAGGACAGTGGGGTGAGTGGCTGTCTTGAAGGTGAGAGTTTGAGGTTGCTTGGAAGCCCTGGGTAGGCGATCACCGACGCCATCCCGCCCCTGTCCTCCCACCAGGGCCTCTATACCTTCCTGAGCCGTCCTAACGCGCTGTCATTCCTGAACCTCGCAGGCACCGACACCGCCCTGGACATTGTGAGGGGTTGCTCCGTGGGGGAAGGGATGATCTGCAGAGCGGACTGGAGGGTGGGGCGGGACGAGGAGGGCTCGGTCCCCCCGCAGGTGCAGCCAATACCCTCTCCCTGCAGCTCTTCACAGCGCTGTCCCGCGGCTGCTGCGCCAGCCTTACCCACCTCGATGCTTCGAGGAACGTCTTCTCCCGCACGTAAGTGGGACCTGTCGGGGCCGGGGGAGGCTGCTGGAAGCCGCCTCCTTGCCCCTAAACCTACTCTCCCGCTCCCCCCCCAGGAAGTCCCACGCCCCGCCGGCCGCGCTGCAGCTCTTCCTCAGCCGCTCGGGAACGCTGCGGCACCTGGGCCTGGCGGGCTGCAAGCTGCCGCCCGACGCACTCAGGTCAATGTCTGACTCGGGCCACGCCCCCGCGGGAGAGCCCACCCCTCCCCGGCCTCCGCCCCTCCCTGTTCCTGCTCCTGTCGCGCCCACAGCCTCCCTCAGATCCTAGCCCTGCCTACTTTGCACCCTGGAGCCCCCTGTCCCAGCTCCTGCCATCTGCTGTAACGTCCCCTTCCAGGGCCCTTTTGGATGGCCTCGCGCTCAACACGCACCTCCGCGACCTGCATCTGGACCTCAGCGCTTGCGAGGTGAGCGCCGGCCACAGAAGAGACCACACATTGGGAATGGCGCTGGGAGGCGGGGAGTGGGACCGTGGGCCGCCAGCCTCTCTCCACCTGTGGCCTGAGTAGGTCccgcctcccacctccctcctccagctGCGCTCGGCCGGCGCCCAGGTGATACAAGACTTAGTGTGCGACGCAGGCGCTGTGAGCTCCCTGGATCTGGCGGATAACGGTGAGGGCGCAGGGAAGCCCAACCACGCATCATCCACTTGATTCCCAGTCCCCACCCTGCCCTTGCAACTTCGCCTCGTGCGTGACCCGAGTCACCCTCAGGCTTTGGCTCGGACATGGTGACTCTGGTGCTGGCCATTGGGAGAAGCCGGTCCCTAAGACACGTGGCGCTTGGAAGGAACTTCAATGTCCGGTGCAAGTGAGCCCCCCTCCATTCCTGGGCCTCCCAGATGACACCCCACCATCCCTGTCCCCCACAACCACGGTCCCTGCCCACAGGGAGACCCTGGACGACGTCCTGCACCGGATTGTCCAGCTCATGCAGGACGACGACTGTGTGAGTTCACCGGACCTTGCAGGGTCCTCGGGCAATTAGACCCCTTTGATCCTCCCTTCTCTTGCTCCCTCGGACCCTCTGACTTGCCCTTACCGACCCCTGACTCCAGCCATCAATGGCTTTCTCTTAATCCCAGCCTCTTCAGTCTCTGTCAGTGGCTGAGTCTCGGCTGAAGCTGGGCGCCAGCGTCCTACTCCGGGCCCTGGCCACCAATCCTAACCTGACCGCGCTGGATATTAGCGGCAACGCCGTGGGGGACGCGGGCGCCAAGTTGCTGGCCAAGGCGCTGCGGGTCAACTCGAGGCTCCGGTGGGCGGGGTCAGAGGggtgggaccagcgggcaggggGCGCGGTGGAGAGGAGGGCACCGTGTTAAGGGCGGGACTGAATGAGGCGGAGCAAATGAAGCTAGTGGAGGAGGCGAAAGGACGAGGCCGAGGGTTGGGTAGGGCGTTGTGGAACTGTGCTCCCGACTGAAGCCAGGCCCGGCCCAGGTCTGTGGTCTGGGACCGGAACCACACATCTGCTCTGGGCCTGCTGGACGTGGCGCAGGCGCTGGAGCAGAACCACACCCTGAAGGCCATGCCTCTGCCACTGAATGACTTGGCCCAGGCACAGCGCAGCCGCCCAGAATTGACAGCACGTGCAGTCCATCAGGTGGGCTTCGGCCTCCTCCCTTGCCCTTCTCTGCACCTGCACCATATCCCTCCCTCGGCATTTCTCAATACGCCTTGCCCCTAGATCCAAGCCTGTCTCTTGAGGAACAACCGTGCAGACCCTGCCTCTTCTGATCACACGACCCACCTTCAGCCACTCAGTCTGGTCTCAGACCCCTCAGAGCAGGTCAGTATCCTCTCCCCAACCACGGGAAGTAGGGCATGAGGAGACCTGTGGCACCTGGGAGCCTCCGTGAGTCAGAGGGTCTGACTTTCCTGGGTTCAGGGTGCCTGAGCCCTGCTGTCCCAGACAAAGTCCTTCTCCTTGATCTGGAGAGGCTAAACACTCCTAAAATTGCTCTCCATATAACACCCTTGGCTGCCTAACCTTATGTAAACAGACTGTCCTGTTAAAGGGGAATTTTTATGTTCTCCCTCAATGTCTCCCCAGTTATAGCCCCATCTCTGACTTCACATATACAGGGCTCCCTTCCCTCTCCATTGTGTACCCACACCGAGCTGCTCCTTCTCTGGCTTCATCTTCCTCTGCTACCTTATCTGTTGGAGATGTTTCCACCTCTCCATTTCCAAAGGTCTTGATCCAGACATCCTGCAGGGCTTCATGCTCTGCACTTCTATAAGTGATATCGTCTCCCATGAATTCTGTTCTCTACCCTGGAGCCCAATCCAACTGGTGCCCACAGCCACCCAATGCTGTGGACAGAGGTTGGGGCATCCTTCCAGGTCTCTCCTGGTCACACTGGAGCCCTCATAGCTCTCCTTGGTTCTGCCTCTGGATCAACCTTCAAACATGCCACTCCTTACCCCCACACCAATTATCCCTTGTTCCTCCTGGCCTCTCCTCCAGGGCCACTCATTCCCTTTTCCACCCCTCTCCCAGCCTATCCTCTGTGTGTGTGGACAGATTGAGCTTCTAAAACACAGATATAATTTACAACTCCTTTCCTTCCTATTCTGGGCACTTAGGAAGTATATATAAAGTCCTTAAAATGAACCAAAGCAACAGAGTTCCCTCCCTCCTTGAACAGATAGAGTTCTGAAGTGGCTGGTCTAATAGTGCCAGCTTTAGGACCTCCCTCACTCTGTTAAACAGCCTAGGAGGAAGGCAGGCACGATCTGGGAGACTGGGAGGGGGCTAGGCTAAGACTGATCCCTATTCTCCCACAGGAAGTAAATGAACTGTGTCAGTCAGTACAGGAGCACGTGGAGCTGCTGGGCTGTGGGGCTGGGCCCCTGGGTGAAGCTGCTGTGCGCCAGGCTGAGGATGCCATCCAAAATGCCAACTTCTCTCTCAGTGTGAGCACTCCCCCTCCTGCTACAAGGACCCAACCCTCTTAGTCAGGTGTCATCTTACAACTGCTGTTCCTCTTTGGCCCTCAGATTCTCCCCATTCTATATGAAGCTGGAAGCTCCCCAAGCTATCACTGGCAGCTTGGACAGAAGTTGGAGGACCTTCTGGGACATGTGGGCGAGGTCTGCCGCCAGGACATCCAGGTGAGATGGTACTCCTGCCGCAGCCCCACCACCATTTGCAGGTTTGACCCCCATCCTATAGTTTTAACTGGTATATCCCCTGACTCATATTCAGTTGGAGTTGGAGCCTCAAGCCAGCAGCCTGGTGTCTGGCCACATCCTCACTATGCTCTGATCTTTGTCTAGGACTTCACTCAGGCCACACTGGACACAGCAAGGAACCTCTGTCCACAGATGCTACAGGGATCCAGCTGGAGGGAGCACTTAGAGGGGGTTCTGGCAGGCTCGAGGGGCCTCCCGGAGCTGCTCCCAGAGCAGCTGCTGCAAGATGCCTTGACTCGGCTCAGGTAGGGTGGATGTGGCTGGGCTGGGGAAGGCTGAGCAAAACCAGCCCATTAACCCCTGTCCTCTCCTGGCCTTAGGGACATTCGGCTATCAATCACCGGGACCTTGGCAGAGAGCATTGTGGCTCAGGCTTTGGCAGGCCTGAGTGCAGCCCGGGATCGACTGGTGAGGGGGAGATGTGCACACTttcttgcaaacacacacacgcaataACTTGGTCATCTCCCTTGCAGTGGCTCTGTAATGATTTCTGGGGTCACGTAGCCCAGGGCTATTTCAGGGTCCCCTTGGCACTGATGGGATCATGGCTGAGGCCCTACCTGCCATCTTTGGCTGCTTGGTATTGCAGGTGGAGAGTCTGGCTCAGCAGGCAATGGTGACAATGCCCCCTTCCCTACCGGCTCTGAATGGAGGTCAACCCAGCCCCCTTGAGCCCGGGGAATTGGAAGGTCTTTTCTTCtccaaggaggagaaggaagaaaaggaggaagagaaggtaaGTGGTTTTAGAACCTGAGGCATAGAACTCCCATTCTTCCCATCTTGGTCTGGAgtgtggaaggtgaaaggcagcTCTTCTGGGGTGGTACTCTCCTACCCTAGGCTGAGTTTGTACCGTCCCCACCAGGATGACAGTCTTGCACGGAAATGGCCTGAGTTCAGCCACAGTCTTCACCTGGTCCCCTTCATTCACAGTAAGTCAGGGTCTTAGGGGAGGGAGTTTACCTGAGTGGGCTGAAGCTCCATTAGACATGGGCACCCAGGAACCTGGACAAACTCATTCAGCCTTGTCTGGGTACACCCCAGCCCTTGACTGGTCCAGCCAGGCCAGGAACCCCATGCAACCTGCAAATCTGAGATCTGCTGTGGTCAGCCCGGGGCGAGACCTGAGCAGACCAGGGACAGGACACCCGCTCGGCTCGCTTCCCCCCGCCCCTTTCCCTACCCCTAGGACGCGCATGCTTGGCGGTGGCGCGGAGCCGCGCGCACTCGGGGCCGCGCTCAGCACCACGGACAGCGGCGGGGGAGGGGCGGAGGgacggggcgggggggggggggacggGCGCCGTAGCCGGGCCCCTCCCCGCGCCCTGGGCGGGTCCCCCGCCGCCCTAGCGCCTCCGCCACCACCTCCTTGGGCTCAGCGTTCTGTGCTTTTCTGGTGCTGTCCCCTCAGGTGCTGCTGAGGAAGCAGAGCCGGAGCCCGAGCTGGCGGCTCCGGGAGAAGATGCGGAGCCGCAGGCGGGGCCGTCTGCGCGCGGCTCTCCGAGCCCTGCCACTCCTGGGCCCCCGGCTGGCCCACTGCCCCGCATGGACCTGCCATCCGCGGGGCAGCCCCTACACCATCCTACCCGGGCCCGGCCGCGGCCGCGCCGCCAGCACCACCACCGTCCGCCGCCGGGGGGCCCCCAGGTGAgcacccttcccccactcccGAGCGCGTGGATTTCGGGGTCTCGGGTGGCCCGGCCGCTCCTCATGGATGGTGGCGGTCAAGTAGAGGGAGTGATAGGGGCCCAAGGCCACCTGGTCATGCGGTCATGGTCACATCCTGGCTGCTTCTTCCTGGccgcccccaccccaggccatgTGTGTGCGGTTCCGTTCGGGGTGTGCCTGGTTGTGGGACTCCGCCTGGGGCGGCCGGCAGCCCGCGGCCTCGGTGGCTGCGCGCGAGAGTGTCCGTCCTCCCTCCCCCGGGCTGCTGAGAGATGCCGGGCCGCGGGGCCAAGTCTGCGTCTGCTGCGTGTCCGGCGGTGGCACGTGTGGGGAGATGCCTGTGTGGGCTGTGAGCCCGCGGGGTCAGTGGGCActggtggagggtggggaggagctggCTTGAGGCCCCCAGAGGGTCTGACGCAGCAGCTGGCGCCACTGAGCCGGCAGCAGGCCgagtggagtgggggtggggtgggggacactGCAGGGAACTGTTCGGAGCAGAGCGGGTGGCAAGTGGGAAGAGATAACTCCAGGGGCAAGGGGGAGCTAGGCTTGCTGGTGACCAGGTGTCTAGGGTGTGTAGGATGCACTGTGGGACAAGGACGGGTGTGGGCTGGGTGTGCAGAAACCAGCTACGGGTGAGGAGTGTGTGAAATCTGGTGTGTCTGTCCAGCAGCCGGACAGTGGGAAGCTGGTATCAGCAGTCCCCTAGGGTCACCCTAGTCTGGGGTCCTGGAGTTATTCAGGCCAGGCTGCCGGACAGGGAATGGGGGGAAAGCCAGAGTTGTACTCAGCCCTGACCCCTGACCCCATGATGCCCTCCAGGTGCCCCCAGCCTTGCCGCAGGAAGGGAATGGGCTCAGTGCCCGCGTGGACGAGGGTGTGGAGGAATTCTTCTCCAAAAGGCTGATTCAGCAGGATCGCCTGTGAGTGAGGGGCATCTTCAGGGGGTGGGAGAGGGTGGGATGCCTGATGGGCTTTCTCACTCACTGCTGACTGTCCCCATAGCTGGGCCCTGGAGGAGGACCCGGCCACTGAGGGGGGCACCACTCCTGTCCCCCGTACACTGCGAAAGAAGCTGGGCACCCTCTTTGCCTTCAAGAAGCCTCGTTCAACACGGGGCCCACGGCCTGATCTAGAGACCAGCCCTGGGGCAGCTTCCCGAACCCGAAAAACTACATTTGGTGACCTGCTGCGGCCACCAACCCGTCCCAGCCGTGGTGAGGAACCTGGTGGGGCTGAGGGGGACACCAGCAGCCCTGACCCTGCCCGAAGGAGCCGACCTCGATACACAAGGGACAACAAGGCCTACTCGATGATATTGTTGCCTGCCGAGGAGGAGGCAATGCTGGGTGCCAGACCTGACAAGGTGAGGCTTGCTAATGTGGGGTGAGGGTGCTTCTGGGACCCAAGGCATGAGCCGTTTCCAACTCAGGCATCTCTGTCCCTAGCGGCGGCCCCTGGAGAGGGGAGAAACAGAGTTGGCTCCATCCTTTGAACAGCGGGTACAAGTGATGCTGCAGAGGATAGGCGTCAGCCGCGGTAGCGGGGGTGCCGAAGGCAAGAGGAAACAAGTGAGTTTGGGGAACATGAGCGTGAAGTGAGAGGGCAGGTGGCATGCTGTGGGCGACATATGTGACCAAGATGGAGGAGACTCATGACAGGTCTAATTGGCAGTTCCACTCCCTCCTCCTCAAAATAGACTCagcctttcttccttcttggctTCCACCCAGGCACAGGCCACTGTTATCTCCTCTGAACCTGAGAAAGTCCTTTCTCTGCAGGTCTCATAGAAACCTGAggcccaggccaggtgtggtggctcacgcctgtaatccttacactttgggaggttgaggcaggtggctcacctgagatcaggagttaagagaacagcctagccaacatggtgaaaccccgtctctactaaaaatgcgaaaactacctgggtgtgatggtgcacaactatagttctagctacttgggaggctgaggcaggagaatcgcttaaacccaggagatagaggttgcaatgagcctagattgcgccactgcactccagcctgggtgacaagagacgactccatctcaaaaaaaaaaaaaaatctgatcttGTCACCTGTACTTGAAACAGCAAGTCTTCCAGGGCCTTCGTCTCAAGACACTGTTCAGTCTTCACACCCAGCTCTGGGGCTCTGTGGGGTGTCTTGGCCCTGGCCACCTTAAAACCTCACTGctctctgccaggcatggtggctcatggctgtaatcccagcactttgggagaccaaggagggtggatcatgaggtcaggagttcaagaccagcctggccaagatggtgaaaccccaactctactttaaaaaaaaaaaaaaaaaaggacaaaaaaattgGTTGGAatctggtggcaggcacctttaatcccagttactcaggaggctgagtcagagattgcttgaacacgggaggcggagactgcagtgaactgagattatgccaccgcactccagcagcctgggcgacagaatgagacaaaCAAACCTCACTGCTCTCCTCCCCTAGGTGCAAATCAAAGCCTCCACACACGTCCCTATTTCTGGGTGTCCTCCCTACCTTGCTTCCAGTCTCTAATTGTGGGTTACACCAGGTCCCTCCTCAGCCATCCACGCAGTGCCCACAGTCCTTCCCTGACTCTCCTCTGTGGCCACCCTGCTAATGTCACTCTTCAGCCCCATAGAACCCCAGCCCTCTGTACTATCCATTCAataccttaaaaaaaacaaacacatgaagTTAGCCTGAATTTAGAAACATTCAAGTGTGTGAAGAGTTCTAAGACTGGACTGGGTTTGCCATGTTCTTGTCCAGCCCATGGTGGGTATTCAGGAGCTGGGTTATAAGAACAAGAATGAACAAAAGGCtagggtgtggggagggggcagggctggGATCTGACTGCCCTGTTTCCTACAGAGCAAAGATGGCGAGATCAAGAAAGCTGGCTCAGATGGTAAGTAGGACCCTGGGGTGCAGCAGTACATTTGCCAGGAGGTGTCCTTACAGACAGCCCCCAAGGCACTTGCTCTCCTgggggaagaaggggagaggCCAGGTTTTTCTTCCCCTCATCTCCAAGGTCTGGTGCCCGAGTCCCCAACTCCACCTTGCAGGTGACATTATGGACAGTTCCACGGAGGCCCCTCCCATCTCAATGAAGTCCCGCACCCACTCTGTGTCTGCTGGTGAGTGAGGGCCAGTGTGTGTTAGTGGGGGAAGCAGAGATGGACAAGAGCAGGGTCATATGGTGGTTCAGACCTATCTCTAAGGCCTGACCAGGTCTTGGCTGACACCCTTCTCCCCACAGACCCCTCCTGCAGACCTGGCCCAGGAAGCCAAGGGCCCGAGTCTGCCACTTGGAAGACACTGGGGCAGCAGTTGAATGCAGAGCTCAGGAGCCGTGGTTGGGGCCAACAGGATGGTCCAGGCCCTCCTTCCCCTGGTCAGAGCCCAAGTCCCTGCAGAGCCAGCCCCTCCCCAGACAGCCTGGGTCTCCCGGAGGACCCCTGCTTGGGCCCCAGGAATGAAGGTAGGCAGCCACCCGATTCCCCACCCCAATcctgggctgggggctggaggagTTCCTGCTGGGAACTCAGATTCTCTAAGTACCCTGAGGGTGGGAGGCAAGGGCTGGAGTTGGGGCAGCTGTTGGAACACCGCTGATTCCCTGGCCTCCCTCAGATGGCCAGCTGAGGCCAAGGCCTCTCTCAGCAGGGTGGCGAGCAGTGTCTGTGCATGAGGACCAGCTCCAGGCCCCTGCTGGTGAAGGGAGACACCTCCATCTGTGTTTGAATGCAGGAGATGCAGGGGGGTGGGCTTCTGGGGCTCCCTTCATGGCTTTGATCCTTGGAGGGAGGCACCAGTGTGTGAGGACTCAAGAAATCAGGGAGCCAGAAGGCCAGGTGCAAGGGTTTGACAACACGCCCTTCCAACTAGCCCCGATTCCACTTCCCAAAGAGCAGCCTCTGCTGGCGTGAGGATGCAGGGATGGGGGATGCTCTGAAGGCAGCAGTGTGTGTGAGCACATGCTTGTGTTCACTGGAGGTGGGAGGGCGGCAGGGGATGGACAGACCTCAAGCCCTTAGCAACCCACTTCAAGCCTTTCTATGTTCCTTAGAACGGCCCCTGCGTCTGCAGCGCTCCCCCGTCCTCAAACGCAGGCCGAAGCTCGAGGCACCTTCATCCCTAAGCCTAGGTAGGAGTGGGTCCAGGCCAGCTGGGAGGGTAGCAGGACTGCTCAGCCCAGCCCTTACCCTTcctctctccacctccctccccacacaGGATCTGGCCTTGGAACCGAGCCTCTGCACCCACAGCCCACAGAGCCCTCCAGCCCTGAGCGGagcccaccctccccagccacaGACCAAAGAGGCGGCGGTCCCAATCCCTgatcctctcctctcctgccgcatgagattattttattaaaaaactcaaaggaagcaaAGTGTGGAGCAGTATTTGTCCTGTGTGTACACATCCTCCAGTATCCTGTGTGACTTCTCACATCGGAGTTGCCTCAGActctggctgtggctgtggctccaTCAGAAAGTGCAAGGCCCAGGCCACGAGCTGGGGAGGAAGCCTGAGAAGGAATCAAAGCTACAGGTCAATGGAGCCTGGGACTAGTGACTAAGAGTGGGGGCAGACCCAGGCACTCACTTACCTGGCAGCTTGGACCTGAGCACAGAGGGACATGCAGGGTGGCTCGTACTGATATTGGAAGGCAGAACCATCATGATGCCTCTTTGGGGGTTCCTGAAAGGGGTATGGTGTCTGGGGAACAAGGACCCCAACCCCATCTAAGACTACCCTTGCTCCTTCCCACCTCTACCTCAGGCCTTCCTCATTCTACCCTCCAATTGCAAAGGGGCTATGCTCACCCAGACAGGGCAGGACTCCTGGGCTCCCTTGGTAGTTCCGGTCCTGGGAAAAGGCCGCCGATTCTTGCAGGGCCACCCTAGCTCCTTTAACTCCAGGCTAGGTTTCTGGGACCTCGTCCCAAGAGCCTGGTGTGGACTGGGGACAAAGCCACGGGGCGAGAGACTGGGAGTACAGCTCTGGAGTGGGGAGCTGGGGGTCATGGGGGCAGGGGCTGAACAGATAGCTGGTGGGGGCTGGGAGCTGCTCCTCTGCCCTAGGTCTGGAGCAGCCAAAGACAGGGCAGGCAGAAGGCTGATGCTCACACCACTTTCCTGGGATGACATGTGGCCGGGTAAGGCTGGGGTTCCTGAGGAGGAGGGGACTAATTGTAGGCACAGCCCTCTCTGCTCAGAGCAGCTGAGTGGCCTGCGAGCTCAGACAGGACTGCAGGAACTGTGttcatcccccacccccatgcaCCTTTTCACAGCATCCTGCACAGTCTGGGAATCTGGCTGATAGCAGTGAATGCCTGTGACTTGTGCATCACCTCACCTGAGGAACTGGGTGAGGAAGGTGGAGAGGAGATGAGGGTCAGGGATAGGTCCTGCAGAGCCGGGTCTGTTGGGGTCAGCTCGGGGCCTGGAGGGTTCAGGAAGGCTTATCAGCACTGTGGACCTGTGCCCCAGGGTATCCTCCCAACCTCTCCAATCCCCCTTACCCTGTGTCCTCTGACACGGTCCTAGAGAGCTCAGAATTAGCTGGTCATTCTCAGAGATGCACAGCAGTGAGCTTGGGACAGTGTACACAGCTTCTCCCTGTGGGACGTGAACTCTCAGCATGACCCTTGCCCAACTCCTCACCCTGACGTCTCCCAAGAAAAGCCCCAGACTGACCGTGGCCCTGCAGCGTGAGGCAGCCCAGTGGGTGAGAGCGGGTGCTGTGCAAGGGCCCTCCAGCTTTAGGCAACTCTCAGCCAGGCACACGAGCGCCCCCTGATGCTCCTGGTCCTCCCTCATTTCATCCAGAAGCTGGGACAGTGATAGGCCTGGGGATAGGGGACCAGAGGCTTAAAGAGGAGGACCcccagagagaggggagggggaggagagctTATTGAGGAAGCAACAGGTTAAGGCAGGAGAGATCACTGCACAGGGTGTTAGGATTACTGGTCAAGCCCTATCGTACCTGTATTGGACGAGGTGGACTCCGAAAGGTGCTCCCTACAAGAAGAATGGCCAGGCCTCAGGAACCATGCTGAGGCCTGTCTATCCAGACCCACCATCCCCTCACCAGCCCACAAGTGGTGCCAGAGGCCCACCCCAGACTCACTCAAGGTAGTCATAGAGCTTTTTCTGAACATCTAAGTCTtggttgctaaaaaaaaaaaaaaaaaaaaaaaaaaaaaaagagagagagagagagaagagtagTTAATGGAGGCCCAAACCCTCCTAACCCGAAGGCCTCTACCAGCGTCAGCCAGGCTGGGGTAGGGAGAGCTGTTGGAGGGCGGAGGCATCACTTACC
The Callithrix jacchus isolate 240 chromosome 20, calJac240_pri, whole genome shotgun sequence genome window above contains:
- the CARMIL2 gene encoding capping protein, Arp2/3 and myosin-I linker protein 2 isoform X1 gives rise to the protein MAQNPDGISCELRGEITRFLWPKEVELLLKTWLPGEGAVQNHVLALLRWRAYLLHTTCLPLRVDCTFSYLEVQAMALQETPPQVTFELESLRELVLEFPGVAALEQLAQHVAVAIKKVFPCSTLGKLFRRPTPASMLARLERSSPLESTDTCSPCGGFLETYEALCDYNGFPFREEIQWDVDTIYHRQGCRHFSLGDFSHLSSRDLALSVAALSYNLWFRCLSCVDMKLSLEVSEQILHMMSQSSHLEELVLETCGLRGDFVRRLAQVLAGHSSSGLRELSLAGNLLDDRGMAALSRYLERCPGALRRLNLAQTGLTPRGMRALGQALATNAAFDSILTHLDLSGNPGVLGPSEDSGGLYTFLSRPNALSFLNLAGTDTALDILFTALSRGCCASLTHLDASRNVFSRTKSHAPPAALQLFLSRSGTLRHLGLAGCKLPPDALRALLDGLALNTHLRDLHLDLSACELRSAGAQVIQDLVCDAGAVSSLDLADNGFGSDMVTLVLAIGRSRSLRHVALGRNFNVRCKETLDDVLHRIVQLMQDDDCPLQSLSVAESRLKLGASVLLRALATNPNLTALDISGNAVGDAGAKLLAKALRVNSRLRSVVWDRNHTSALGLLDVAQALEQNHTLKAMPLPLNDLAQAQRSRPELTARAVHQIQACLLRNNRADPASSDHTTHLQPLSLVSDPSEQEVNELCQSVQEHVELLGCGAGPLGEAAVRQAEDAIQNANFSLSILPILYEAGSSPSYHWQLGQKLEDLLGHVGEVCRQDIQDFTQATLDTARNLCPQMLQGSSWREHLEGVLAGSRGLPELLPEQLLQDALTRLRDIRLSITGTLAESIVAQALAGLSAARDRLVESLAQQAMVTMPPSLPALNGGQPSPLEPGELEGLFFSKEEKEEKEEEKDDSLARKWPEFSHSLHLVPFIHSAAEEAEPEPELAAPGEDAEPQAGPSARGSPSPATPGPPAGPLPRMDLPSAGQPLHHPTRARPRPRRQHHHRPPPGGPQVPPALPQEGNGLSARVDEGVEEFFSKRLIQQDRLWALEEDPATEGGTTPVPRTLRKKLGTLFAFKKPRSTRGPRPDLETSPGAASRTRKTTFGDLLRPPTRPSRGEEPGGAEGDTSSPDPARRSRPRYTRDNKAYSMILLPAEEEAMLGARPDKRRPLERGETELAPSFEQRVQVMLQRIGVSRGSGGAEGKRKQSKDGEIKKAGSDGDIMDSSTEAPPISMKSRTHSVSADPSCRPGPGSQGPESATWKTLGQQLNAELRSRGWGQQDGPGPPSPGQSPSPCRASPSPDSLGLPEDPCLGPRNEERPLRLQRSPVLKRRPKLEAPSSLSLGSGLGTEPLHPQPTEPSSPERSPPSPATDQRGGGPNP
- the CARMIL2 gene encoding capping protein, Arp2/3 and myosin-I linker protein 2 isoform X2; protein product: MMSQSSHLEELVLETCGLRGDFVRRLAQVLAGHSSSGLRELSLAGNLLDDRGMAALSRYLERCPGALRRLNLAQTGLTPRGMRALGQALATNAAFDSILTHLDLSGNPGVLGPSEDSGGLYTFLSRPNALSFLNLAGTDTALDILFTALSRGCCASLTHLDASRNVFSRTKSHAPPAALQLFLSRSGTLRHLGLAGCKLPPDALRALLDGLALNTHLRDLHLDLSACELRSAGAQVIQDLVCDAGAVSSLDLADNGFGSDMVTLVLAIGRSRSLRHVALGRNFNVRCKETLDDVLHRIVQLMQDDDCPLQSLSVAESRLKLGASVLLRALATNPNLTALDISGNAVGDAGAKLLAKALRVNSRLRSVVWDRNHTSALGLLDVAQALEQNHTLKAMPLPLNDLAQAQRSRPELTARAVHQIQACLLRNNRADPASSDHTTHLQPLSLVSDPSEQEVNELCQSVQEHVELLGCGAGPLGEAAVRQAEDAIQNANFSLSILPILYEAGSSPSYHWQLGQKLEDLLGHVGEVCRQDIQDFTQATLDTARNLCPQMLQGSSWREHLEGVLAGSRGLPELLPEQLLQDALTRLRDIRLSITGTLAESIVAQALAGLSAARDRLVESLAQQAMVTMPPSLPALNGGQPSPLEPGELEGLFFSKEEKEEKEEEKDDSLARKWPEFSHSLHLVPFIHSAAEEAEPEPELAAPGEDAEPQAGPSARGSPSPATPGPPAGPLPRMDLPSAGQPLHHPTRARPRPRRQHHHRPPPGGPQVPPALPQEGNGLSARVDEGVEEFFSKRLIQQDRLWALEEDPATEGGTTPVPRTLRKKLGTLFAFKKPRSTRGPRPDLETSPGAASRTRKTTFGDLLRPPTRPSRGEEPGGAEGDTSSPDPARRSRPRYTRDNKAYSMILLPAEEEAMLGARPDKRRPLERGETELAPSFEQRVQVMLQRIGVSRGSGGAEGKRKQSKDGEIKKAGSDGDIMDSSTEAPPISMKSRTHSVSADPSCRPGPGSQGPESATWKTLGQQLNAELRSRGWGQQDGPGPPSPGQSPSPCRASPSPDSLGLPEDPCLGPRNEERPLRLQRSPVLKRRPKLEAPSSLSLGSGLGTEPLHPQPTEPSSPERSPPSPATDQRGGGPNP